Proteins from a genomic interval of Chloroflexi bacterium ADurb.Bin180:
- the lepA gene encoding Elongation factor 4: MDPQYIRNFCIIAHIDHGKSTLSDRLLERTGTVSPREMSNQVLDQMDLEREKGITIKAKAVRMLYHARDGQDYELNLIDTPGHVDFTYEVSRALNACEGAILVVDASQGIEAQTLANLYMAIDHNLSIIAVVNKIDLPSAQPDLVAQDIDNLFGISRDEIIRASAKEGIGTDEILEAIIARIPPPKGSAERPLRALIFDSHYDSYKGVVAYVRVVDGRLRADQALHMMAKGTSLEALEVGVFRPKMVPITELVAGDVGYVATGLKTVRECSVGDTITSVDAPAVEALPGYKPAKPMVFAGFYPVFNEDYTLLRDALEKLNLNDAALSYVPETSQALNFGFRCGFLGLLHMEIVQERLEREYGLEMIATAPSVGYQVRTRDGVMTEVRNPADLPEPDRIEEISEPWMRISVFTPTEFIGPVMELATGRRGEFSRMEYLDERRVLLNYVIPLSEIIVEFYDRLKASTRGYASLDYELAEYRPGNLVRLDVLVNGEPVDALSIIVHSEQAYLRGQALVSKLKRVIPRQLFDVAIQAAVGSRVISRANVKALRKDVLSKCYGGDVTRKRKLLEKQREGKRRLKRLGNVEIPQEAFMSILQLDE, encoded by the coding sequence AGTACATCCGTAACTTTTGTATCATTGCCCATATCGACCACGGTAAGAGCACGCTGAGTGACCGCCTGCTGGAGCGAACCGGCACGGTCAGCCCTCGCGAGATGTCGAACCAGGTTCTTGACCAGATGGACCTGGAACGGGAAAAGGGCATCACCATCAAGGCCAAGGCCGTTCGAATGCTCTACCACGCCAGGGATGGACAGGACTATGAGCTCAATCTCATCGACACTCCCGGGCACGTTGACTTTACCTACGAGGTGTCGCGGGCGCTGAACGCCTGCGAGGGCGCCATCCTGGTGGTCGATGCCTCGCAAGGCATCGAGGCTCAGACGCTGGCCAACCTCTACATGGCTATCGATCACAACCTGTCGATTATCGCAGTGGTCAACAAGATCGATCTCCCCTCAGCCCAGCCCGACCTCGTAGCCCAGGATATTGACAACCTCTTTGGCATCTCCAGGGACGAGATCATTCGCGCCTCGGCCAAGGAGGGCATCGGCACGGATGAGATTCTCGAGGCGATCATTGCGCGCATCCCTCCCCCAAAAGGCAGCGCCGAGCGCCCACTGCGCGCGCTGATCTTTGACTCACACTACGATTCGTACAAAGGCGTGGTGGCCTATGTGCGCGTGGTCGATGGCCGCCTGCGCGCGGACCAGGCTCTGCATATGATGGCCAAAGGGACCAGCCTGGAAGCCCTCGAAGTCGGGGTGTTCAGGCCCAAGATGGTGCCCATCACCGAGCTTGTCGCCGGAGACGTCGGATACGTGGCGACCGGTCTCAAGACTGTCCGCGAGTGCTCGGTTGGTGATACCATCACTTCGGTAGATGCTCCGGCTGTAGAGGCTCTCCCCGGCTACAAACCGGCCAAACCGATGGTCTTTGCCGGCTTCTACCCGGTTTTCAATGAGGACTATACCCTGCTCCGCGACGCACTGGAGAAACTCAATCTCAACGACGCTGCCCTGTCCTACGTGCCAGAGACGTCGCAGGCACTGAATTTCGGCTTTCGCTGCGGCTTTCTTGGCCTGCTGCACATGGAAATCGTGCAGGAGCGGTTGGAGCGCGAATACGGTCTGGAGATGATCGCCACAGCGCCAAGCGTCGGCTATCAGGTCCGGACCCGCGACGGAGTCATGACCGAGGTGCGCAACCCGGCCGACCTGCCGGAACCCGACCGAATCGAAGAAATCAGCGAGCCCTGGATGCGCATCAGCGTGTTCACCCCTACCGAGTTCATCGGCCCGGTCATGGAGCTGGCCACCGGCAGGCGCGGCGAGTTCAGCCGAATGGAATACCTGGACGAGCGGCGAGTCCTCCTGAATTATGTTATCCCCTTGTCCGAGATCATCGTCGAGTTCTACGACCGGCTCAAGGCCAGCACTCGCGGGTATGCTTCTCTCGACTATGAGTTGGCCGAATACCGCCCGGGCAATCTGGTCAGGCTGGACGTGCTGGTCAACGGCGAGCCGGTTGATGCTCTCTCGATCATCGTTCACAGTGAGCAAGCCTATCTGCGCGGCCAGGCCCTGGTGAGCAAGCTCAAGCGCGTGATCCCGCGGCAGTTGTTCGACGTGGCCATTCAGGCGGCGGTCGGTTCGCGGGTCATCTCCAGAGCCAACGTCAAGGCGCTGCGCAAGGACGTCCTGTCCAAATGCTATGGCGGTGACGTGACCAGAAAGCGCAAGTTGTTGGAAAAGCAGAGAGAAGGCAAGCGGCGCCTGAAGCGCCTGGGAAACGTGGAGATCCCTCAGGAAGCGTTCATGAGCATCCTGCAGCTCGACGAGTGA
- the ubiE_1 gene encoding Demethylmenaquinone methyltransferase: MTWVILIACGLVLAATIYWLLIISEGVYLGSRVVIALYDRSAQQYDDIKGVLPLQDAVHLARPLVDALKKRAPADASEAQGAVLDVATGTARLPAALFRQFDFGGRVVGVDLSSGMLRVAQERLERHRDRAAWVLDPATCLPFADGSFAAVTCIEALELLPDARRSLQEMVRVLEPGGCLMITNRVGVDRYFYPGHAFPRHALEAMLRELGLEEVTTRRWQTHYDLIDARKRADGSC, encoded by the coding sequence ATGACCTGGGTCATCCTGATTGCCTGTGGCCTAGTGCTGGCAGCTACCATCTACTGGCTGTTGATCATCAGCGAGGGCGTCTATCTGGGCAGCCGCGTGGTCATCGCACTTTACGACCGGAGCGCGCAGCAGTATGATGACATCAAAGGTGTGCTGCCGTTGCAAGACGCAGTGCATCTGGCAAGGCCGCTCGTCGACGCTCTCAAGAAGCGTGCCCCGGCAGACGCTTCGGAGGCGCAGGGGGCGGTGCTGGATGTGGCTACAGGCACGGCACGTTTGCCGGCCGCTCTGTTCCGCCAGTTCGACTTTGGCGGGCGAGTGGTAGGTGTTGATCTGTCTTCTGGCATGCTGCGGGTTGCGCAGGAGCGGCTGGAGAGACACCGAGACAGGGCGGCCTGGGTTCTCGATCCGGCCACCTGCCTGCCTTTTGCCGACGGCAGCTTTGCCGCTGTGACCTGCATCGAGGCGCTCGAGTTGCTGCCTGACGCCAGGCGATCTTTGCAGGAGATGGTTCGAGTTCTTGAGCCAGGCGGGTGCCTGATGATTACCAACCGCGTCGGCGTAGACCGGTACTTTTACCCTGGCCACGCTTTTCCGCGCCACGCTCTGGAAGCGATGCTGCGGGAGCTCGGCCTGGAGGAGGTCACCACGCGACGCTGGCAGACGCATTACGACTTGATCGATGCCCGCAAACGGGCAGATGGTTCGTGCTAG